The proteins below come from a single Fusobacterium nucleatum genomic window:
- a CDS encoding DMT family transporter, with protein sequence MNLKKIYAKLTAKECAFIAIFFWATAFVFTKVVLKEVEATTLGVLRYFFVSIIAIFILIKEKVSFPNLKDIPAFLFAGFSGYAGYIVLFNTATVLSSPSTLSVINALAPAITAIIAYFMFNEKIKVIGWISMGISFCGILILTLWDKTLTINKGVLYMLIGCVLLSLYNISQRHLTKKYSSFVVSMYSMLIGGVLLVIYSPSSVENIFNISFSSLILIIYMSIFPSIISYFFWTKAFELAKHTTEVTSFMFVTPVLATLMGIIILGDIPKLSTLIGGIIIILGMILFNKTK encoded by the coding sequence ATGAATTTAAAAAAAATATATGCAAAATTAACAGCAAAAGAGTGTGCTTTTATTGCAATCTTTTTTTGGGCAACAGCTTTTGTTTTCACAAAAGTTGTTTTAAAAGAAGTTGAGGCAACAACACTTGGAGTTCTAAGGTATTTTTTTGTATCCATTATAGCCATTTTTATACTTATAAAAGAAAAAGTTTCTTTTCCAAATTTAAAAGACATCCCAGCATTTTTATTTGCAGGATTTTCTGGATATGCAGGGTATATAGTGCTTTTTAATACTGCTACTGTACTTTCTAGCCCTTCTACTTTAAGTGTTATAAATGCACTTGCTCCTGCAATAACTGCTATCATTGCATATTTTATGTTCAATGAAAAAATAAAAGTAATTGGCTGGATTTCAATGGGAATATCATTTTGTGGAATTTTAATACTTACTCTCTGGGATAAAACTTTAACAATTAATAAGGGTGTATTATATATGTTAATTGGCTGTGTACTACTAAGCCTATATAATATTTCTCAAAGACATCTAACTAAAAAATATTCTTCTTTTGTTGTAAGTATGTATTCTATGTTAATTGGAGGAGTTCTTTTGGTTATCTATTCACCAAGTTCAGTTGAGAATATATTTAATATAAGTTTTTCTTCTTTAATTTTAATTATCTATATGTCAATATTTCCAAGTATAATCTCTTATTTTTTCTGGACAAAGGCATTTGAACTTGCAAAACATACAACAGAGGTAACTTCTTTTATGTTTGTAACTCCTGTTCTTGCAACTCTTATGGGAATAATAATTTTAGGGGATATTCCTAAGTTATCAACACTTATTGGAGGAATAATTATTATTCTTGGAATGATTTTATTTAATAAAACAAAATAG